A segment of the Candidatus Hydrogenedentota bacterium genome:
GGACATCGGGATGGACCCCTCGGCGACCCCCGCGCGCCTGTGCATTCTGCGCGACGTGACGGCCCGGCACCACGCGGAGCAGGCACTGGTCCGCCAGCAGGAGCTGCTGGCGGGGATTGCGGGAACGAGTCCGGTGGGAATTCTGGCGGCCGACGCGCCGGGCGTGGTGGTCTTCTCCAACGGGCGCGCGGCCGAGCTTCTCGGCATGGCGGCGGAGGAGCTGGCGGGCATGTTCCTGGACGAGGTGTCCCCGCTCCTGCGCCTGGAGGACGGCGCGGATTTTGCCGCCGCAGCCCGGGGGGTCATGGCGGGGGGGGCGCCGTTCATGAACCGCCGGTGCCGCCCCGCGGCCGGGGATGCGGGGGAGCGCATCCTTTCGCTCAACGGCGTGCCGCTGCGCCTGACCGGCGCGGAGGGGGCGGTGTTCACCCTGGAGGACATCACGGGGGTGGTGGCGGCGGAGGAGCGCAAGCGGCAGGTGGACGCGCGCATGCGCGAGGCGCGGCGGCTGGAGAGCCTTTCCCTTTTCGCCGGGGGGGTCGCCCACGACTTCAACAACCTGCTCATGGCCGTCATCGGCAACGTGGACCTCGCCCTCCTCGACGTGCCCCCGCACCACCCGGCCCACAAGTCGCTGATGGAGATCGGCGCGGCGGCGCGCAAGGCCGCCACCCTCTGCCGGCAGATGCTCACCTACGCGGGAAAGGGAAGCTTCGCCGCAGAGCCCATGGACCTGAACCTGGTGGCCCGCGAGGCCGCGCGGATGCTGGCGCCGGAGCTGCCGCCGGAAATCCGCCTGCGCTTCCGGATTTCCCCGGAGGCGGTGCCCGCGCGGGGTGATTCCGCCCAGCTGCGGCAGGCCGTGGTCAGCCTGCTCCTCAATGCCTCAGAGGCCCTGGCCGGGACGGGGGGGGTGGTCTCCGTGGGAACGGGCACCCTCGTGTTCCGGGGCGCGGGCGCGGCCGGCGTCTGGGCGGCCCCGCCGCGCCCCGGCGTCGCGTATGCGTGGGTGGAGGTGACCGACACGGGAAAAGGCATGGCTCCCGACTCGTTGGAGCACATCTTCGAGCCCTTCTTCTCCACCAAGTTCATGGGGCGCGGGCTTGGCCTTTCCGCCGTGCTGGGTATTGCCCGCGGCCATCAGGGCGCTGTGCGCGTGCACAGCGGGGAGGGGCTGGGAACCACCGTCCAGCTGCTGCTCCCGCTGCCGCCCGCCCAGCCCGGTCCCCCGGGCTTCCCCGCAGGGGGGGGTGTTTCGGTTGATTTGCCGCCGCCCCCCCACTAGAATGGGGGCGGATTTCGAAAGGAGCACCCCATGAAATTGCATGCCCTTTGCCTTCTTGCACTGGCCGCGCTGCTGTGCGCGCCCGCGGTGGTTCTGGCGCAGGATGCGCCCGCCAGGGAGTCGGACGCGCCCGCCAACGCGCCGGAGGCGAAGCCTGCGGACGCCGACGCCGCGGAACCCGCCGGAGATGCGGAGCCCGCCGGAGATGCGGAGCCCGCGGAGGACAGCCCCTCCAGCGAAACCCCGATTGAGGGGGATGTCATCACCCTGAAGAACGGCAAGCAGCTGCGCGGCGGCCGGGTGATCCGGGAGACCCCGAGCAGCGTGGAGGTGGAGACCGTTCCGGGGCAGCCGCCCATGAAGATTCCCCGCAGGCTGGTGATGTCCGTCGAGCGCTCCGGGGCACCCGCCGCCGCGGCCGCGCCCAGCCCGGCCGGCACGTCGTCCAACGCATCGGACGTCATGCTCGGCGAGGAGCTTTCCGCGGACTTCCACCGGAAGATCACCACGGCGGTTCCGGAGACCCCGCTGGTGTACGAGGACCGTGACCTGATTGAAGTGCTTGAGGACCTGGCGCGGCGGATGGAGTGCGCCGTGGTTTTCGAGGGGCCGGTGAACGAGCTTCCGGTTCCCCGGCGCAAAATCACCGTCACCGTGCCCGCAGAGGCCACGCTGGCAGCCTTCTTCCGCAAGGAGTTCAAGGAGGCGGCCCCCGTTGTCGAGGTGTCCTACCAGTACGACAAGGTCAGCGTCTCCCTGGCCGAAGAGTCGGCCCCGAAGGAACCCCCGGAGGGGGCGAAGCCGGAAGGCTGAGGAATCCGCTTTTCCGCCTGAAGAAAAGGGCGCCCGGAACGCGCACGCGCGTTCCGGGCGCCGTTCTTGTTCAGGCTTCCGGGGCTTAGAGCTCCTCGGTGTCCAGCGGCAGGCCGCCACCGCTGAGATCATCGTCCGCGATCTCCTCGTCCCCGTCGTCGGTCTCAAGGTCGTCCGCCACCTCGGCCACCTCCTCCTCGAAGTCGTCTGCCGTTTCCTCCAGCACCTCTTCGGCCTCTTCGACCTCCTCCGCCTCTTCCTCCTCCTCCACCTCGACGTCCTCGAAATCTTCGTCCTCGAGGGGCATGTCCACCATTGCCTCGTCCACGTCGAAGTCGTCGCCCATCGGGATCACGGGCGGGGTCTTCTTGCGCTTCACCTTCTTCAGTTTGGGCTTCTCCGGAGCCTCCATCGTGGTGGACTCCATGAGCACAAGGGACTCCGCCGCGCAGTCCGGGTTCGGGCAGCTGTGCGAGAGCTTCTCCGCGCCCCACTCCAGGAAACGACGGTGGCATTTCGGGCAATAGTACTTGATGGGCACGGCAGGAAATCCTTTCTGCTGATTTTCATCCGCCCCGGTCTTGCTGGCCGGAGCGGGCGGATTATAGCAGAACACACCACGCGGGTAAACCCCGGGGGGCGCGGGTTTTTGGCAGGGGGGGCGCGGTTCCCGGCTCAGGCGCCGGCAAACCGCTCCAGGAGGCCCATGGGGCCGTCCGCAAAGAGCGCCGCGGCCATGGGTTTCAAGTCGGGCGACACGAGGGGCCGGAAGCCCATGCGGCCGAGGATGTCACGCTCCAGGTCCACGCCGGGGGCGATTTCCACCAGCATAAGGCCTTCGGGAACAAGTTCGAACACGCACCGCTCGGTGACGTAGAGGACGTTGTGCCCCTCCTCGCGGGCATAGCGGCCGCTGAAGGTGATCTGCTCGACCTTTTCGACAAACTTCGCCACCTTGCCGTCCTGCGCGATGCGCAGCCCGCCGTCCGCCACCTGCACGTCGGCGCCCACCGCCGTGAACTCGCCGCAGAAGATGACCTCCTTGGTCGCCTGGGTGATGTTGACGAAGCCGCCGGTCCCGATGATCTTCGGGCCGATCTTGCTCACGTTCACGTTGCCCTCGCGGTCCACCTGGGCCATGCCCACGCAGGTCAGGTTGAGCCCGCCGCCGTCGTAGAAGTCAAACATGGCCGCCTGCGACATGAAGGCCGACGGGTTCTTCGCCGGGCCGAAGTTCTTGCCGCCCTGCGGCAGCCCGCCGATGACGCCCACCTCGGTGTTCAGGACCATCGCGTCCAGCACCCCCTCCTCATAGGCCACCTGCGCCACCCCCATGGGGATGCCCACGCCGAGGTTGACCTTGTGGCCGGGCCGCAGCTCGCAGGCCGCGCGGCGGCAGAGCACCTTCTCCCAGGTCATGGGCATGGGCGCGATCTCCTTCGAGAGGTCCACGCGCGCCTTCCCGGTGTAGCTGGGGTCGTGCTCCACGAACAGGGTGTGCGGGTGGGCCTGGCGCGACTGCGCCACGACCACATAGTCCACGAAGATGCCGGGGACGCGCACATCGTGCGGCCGGGCCGGGCCGTCCAGCAGCCTCT
Coding sequences within it:
- a CDS encoding acyl CoA:acetate/3-ketoacid CoA transferase, which produces MARVVTADEAVAQIKDGASVLVVPMPSEEVYPAFNRVYEATGSPRDLTFVWAAGLGPFSPERRGMNHLGYPGLMKRVIAGHVGLNYEVVKLIATNQVEAYNIPQGVMCQLYREMAAGRPGLLTRVGLGTFVDPRQDGGRLNERTRDCEDIVELLEIDGREMLLYKPLKADVGVIRGTAADPSGNITLDDEAICMENLEGAMAVKQQGGIVIAQVERLLDGPARPHDVRVPGIFVDYVVVAQSRQAHPHTLFVEHDPSYTGKARVDLSKEIAPMPMTWEKVLCRRAACELRPGHKVNLGVGIPMGVAQVAYEEGVLDAMVLNTEVGVIGGLPQGGKNFGPAKNPSAFMSQAAMFDFYDGGGLNLTCVGMAQVDREGNVNVSKIGPKIIGTGGFVNITQATKEVIFCGEFTAVGADVQVADGGLRIAQDGKVAKFVEKVEQITFSGRYAREEGHNVLYVTERCVFELVPEGLMLVEIAPGVDLERDILGRMGFRPLVSPDLKPMAAALFADGPMGLLERFAGA
- a CDS encoding transporter substrate-binding domain-containing protein, with the translated sequence MPSGSLDRVRGRGPGPFFSRALFPLLAGLFCVAACVAAPARGERLVFAGDANYPPFEFLEGGAPSGFTVELLRAVARVMNFDLEIRLLPWGEARHLLETGEVDGLTGYAYSPQREELADFSVPHSLLIHGVFFRKGTTLSGPEELRGRSVIVQEGEIMHDWILARDVARRVVTVPDPEGALRLLAAGEYDVALLNRYQGLFLCERLGLSNLDVAPFTLSESSFCFAVKKGRGDLVGRLNEGLRILKATGEYRAIYEKWLGVRDRGFLDRHLPKFLAAAAVAALVLLAAFFWIATLRVQVAAHTAELAASERKHRALIESAPDAMLMHAEGRVLFANAAAARLFHRDAPAALEGVLFSRLVPGGEAAVAGTEPAPASLAIPGPDGGEVFVEATDIGMDPSATPARLCILRDVTARHHAEQALVRQQELLAGIAGTSPVGILAADAPGVVVFSNGRAAELLGMAAEELAGMFLDEVSPLLRLEDGADFAAAARGVMAGGAPFMNRRCRPAAGDAGERILSLNGVPLRLTGAEGAVFTLEDITGVVAAEERKRQVDARMREARRLESLSLFAGGVAHDFNNLLMAVIGNVDLALLDVPPHHPAHKSLMEIGAAARKAATLCRQMLTYAGKGSFAAEPMDLNLVAREAARMLAPELPPEIRLRFRISPEAVPARGDSAQLRQAVVSLLLNASEALAGTGGVVSVGTGTLVFRGAGAAGVWAAPPRPGVAYAWVEVTDTGKGMAPDSLEHIFEPFFSTKFMGRGLGLSAVLGIARGHQGAVRVHSGEGLGTTVQLLLPLPPAQPGPPGFPAGGGVSVDLPPPPH